In the genome of Dermacentor andersoni chromosome 3, qqDerAnde1_hic_scaffold, whole genome shotgun sequence, one region contains:
- the LOC126534427 gene encoding piggyBac transposable element-derived protein 3-like: MAFTMNRSYVRDTGTSLKTSEEELKIFFGISLTMSCLCYPQMRMYWQKKTRVPIVADNMTRDRYFKLRHRLQLVNELDVSEEDKQEDRLWRIRPLVAFVLEGCQKLPRREYVCVDEQMIPFSGRTQLKQYVPRKPNPEGLKNFVLATPDGLILDFEIYQGRKSSLCPGSSGIAESAVLRLTDTLSPGTKLYFDRYFTSGPLLDKLAEKGIAATGPLMNNRIPKGVKLSGEKELKQKGRGSSEAWIRKDEQQIVVRWYDNKPITVLSSLHGQEPQDTCRRWSRKERKHIDVPRPDIVRMYNVSMGGVDMADRIISYYRIKARVNKWTIRAIFHLFDIALSNSWVQYTRDMRSLKKQRKEILKYMQFRQSVAETLVAQGKKQDDTESENEAEWHPPSKQARLSLGEHHERSTSHCQRLADTANAARCRLQGCNMKTKFFCTKCRLFFCITKDRRCFEIAHRN, from the coding sequence ATGGCATTTACGATGAATAGGAGTTACGTTCGGGATACAGGAACTTCCTTGAAAACGTCAGAGGAGGAGCTGAAAATCTTTTTTGGAATTTCCTTGACTATGTCGTGCCTCTGCTATCCACAGATGCGAATGTATTGGCAAAAAAAGACAAGAGTACCTATTGTTGCTGACAATATGACCAGAGACAGATATTTCAAACTGCGACACCGCCTGCAGTTGGTTAATGAGCTTGACGTGAGTGAGGAAGACAAGCAAGAGGATCGACTCTGGCGCATAAGGCCACTCGTCGCATTCGTACTGGAGGGCTGCCAGAAGCTCCCTCGCAGAGAGTATGTGTGCGTGGATGAGCAAATGATACCCTTCAGCGGAAGAACACAGCTCAAACAATACGTTCCTCGCAAGCCAAATCCTGAGGGTTTGAAAAATTTTGTTCTTGCTACGCCAGATGGATTAATCCTAGATTTCGAAATTTATCAAGGAAGGAAATCAAGCCTCTGCCCTGGGAGCTCCGGAATTGCTGAGTCTGCAGTGCTGCGGCTTACGGATACACTGAGTCCAGGAACTAAGCTTTATTTTGACAGGTACTTCACATCTGGCCCACTGCTGGATAAACTTGCAGAAAAAGGGATCGCAGCGACAGGACCGCTGATGAACAACCGAATACCGAAAGGGGTGAAGCTTTCTGGCGAGAAGGAGCTCAAGCAAAAAGGACGAGGATCATCAGAAGCATGGATCCGAAAAGACGAGCAACAGATTGTTGTACGCTGGTACGACAATAAGCCGATAACCGTTCTTTCTTCACTCCATGGCCAGGAACCACAAGACACCTGTCGTAGGTGGTCTCGTAAGGAAAGAAAGCATATCGATGTCCCTCGACCGGATATTGTGCGCATGTACAATGTCAGCATGGGCGGCGTTGACATGGCAGACCGAATCATAAGCTACTACAGGATAAAAGCACGTGTAaacaagtggacaatcagagcCATCTTTCACCTATTCGACATTGCCCTCAGCAACTCCTGGGTGCAGTACACGCGGGACATGCGCTCCCTAAAGAAACAACGGAaagaaatactgaaatatatgCAGTTTCGCCAATCTGTTGCTGAGACCCTCGTGGCTCAGGGGAAGAAGCAGGATGACACCGAGAGTGAGAATGAAGCCGAGTGGCATCCGCCATCAAAGCAGGCTCGACTGTCTCTAGGAGAACACCATGAAAGGAGCACCAGCCACTGCCAAAGGCTGGCAGACACTGCCAACGCTGCCCGTTGCAGACTACAGGGCTGCAACATGAAAACAAAATTCTTTTGCACGAAATGTCGGCTCTTCTTCTGCATCACAAAGGACAGAAGGTGTTTTGAAATTGCTCACAGGAACTGA